A window of Rhododendron vialii isolate Sample 1 chromosome 13a, ASM3025357v1 contains these coding sequences:
- the LOC131314668 gene encoding protein ALP1-like produces the protein MARLNRTQIRRRRNEKAVMALSAFVISTLAVLRLYLFITSTKRRPCPHLSPNPNFYQTQVDNLNRLVRGNESDCYDQLRVNRHTFLRLCFLVRGVGLGDSRYVCLEERVAIFLWIISHHTKQRRTKYEFWRSGETVSRHFNAVLQAILRLYNMLLEKPEPIPPNYHDSRWSWFQNCLGALDGTYVPVNPPAVDKPRYRSRKGEISTNVLGVCTRDQKFSYVLSGWEGSATDSRILHNAITRPTGLKVPHGHYYLVDGGYTNGDGFLAPYRGQRYHINIWRQGGIPATKEEYFNMKHSQARNVIERSFGVLKMRFALLKCASYYPIRTQCRIVTACCLVHNLIKREMPNDPIEAEYTQWEQDNLHNVEVDDNIGTVEASNEWTAGRDALATAMFNNWLGNGGGLVGNI, from the exons ATGGCAAGATTaaacagaacccaaataagaagaagaagaaatgaaaaggCAGTCATGGCGTTATCCGCCTTTGTTATTTCTACATTGGCTGTGCTTCGCCTTTACTTGTTCATCACCTCCACAAAACGACGTCCATGTCCACACTTGTCTCCTAATCCGAACTTTTACCAGACCCAAGTAGATAACCTCAATAGGCTTGTGAGGGGTAATGAAAGTGATTGCTACGATCAGTTGAGGGTGAATAGACATACGTTCTTGAGATTGTGCTTTCTAGTTCGAGGTGTTGGATTAGGGGACTCACGCTACGTATGTCTTGAGGAGAGGGTAGCCATTTTCTTGTGGATCATTTCACACCATACAAAGCAGAGGCGTACGAAATATGAGTTTTGGAGATCGGGTGAAACAGTAAGCAGGCATTTCAATGCCGTGCTCCAAGCCATCTTGCGGCTTTACAACATGCTCCTAGAAAAGCCCGAGCCTATTCCTCCTAACTACCACGACAGTAGATGGAGTTGGTTTCAG AATTGTCTTGGGGCTTTGGATGGGACATACGTGCCAGTTAATCCCCCAGCAGTTGACAAGCCACGGTATAGGTCAAGGAAGGGTGAGATCTCTACTAATGTCTTAGGTGTTTGTACTCGAGATCAAAAATTCTCCTATGTATTGTCTGGTTGGGAAGGCTCGGCCACAGACTCTAGAATTCTTCACAATGCCATTACGAGACCCACTGGCCTTAAAGTCCCACATG GACATTACTACCTTGTGGATGGTGGCTACACAAATGGGGATGGTTTTCTAGCACCGTATCGCGGCCAACGATATCACATTAACATTTGGAGGCAAGGTGGCATCCCGGCTACGAAAGAGGAGTACTTCAACATGAAGCACTCCCAAGCTAGGAATGTCATTGAGAGAAGCTTTGGTGTTCTTAAGATGCGATTTGCATTATTGAAATGTGCCTCCTATTACCCCATAAGGACTCAATGTCGTATTGTGACAGCTTGTTGCCTTGTCCATAACCTCATTAagagagagatgccgaacgaTCCTATTGAGGCCGAGTATACGCAATGGGAACAAGACAACCTACATAATGTGGAGGTTGATGACAACATTGGTACTGTCGAGGCTTCTAATGAATGGACTGCGGGGAGGGATGCATTGGCTACCGCAATGTTTAACAATTGGTTAGGCAATGGTGGGGGACTAGTGGGAAATATTTGA
- the LOC131313969 gene encoding uncharacterized protein LOC131313969 — translation MVSETSGFQFIMGEPLGLLKVIVVQGKRLVVRDFKSSDPYVIVKLGNQTAKTRVISSCLNPVWNEELSFSLKESAEILNLQVFDKDRFKADDKMGHAHLSLQPLISAARLRQILGVSSGETTLRKVIPDTDNCLAWDSTISCINGEVVQDVWLRLSDVESGEIELKIKLTNPSPVAPSRSRVLYWAGVLGNIGQLPGLVLHLSVQVFDFASVFIKTCICRRHEQPGPMYAKNASLANSIHVLLLSNGASVFPPLSISFLGERARSLSLSSLSRSATMNLIKSTTGHEATSSNPNGEGKRQTIDLQNGSEVVFIPRFLSFEESWKWFHYLNKEIPWTRPIIRVFGRSCVQPRDTCYIASSGLPELGYSGYQPHAYSWDDFPPLKDILEAVHKTFPGSSFNSLLLNRYKGGNDYVGWHADDEKLYGSTPEIVSVSFGCDREFLLRKKPSKIPRVQTNKRVEGEPPSKRLKKNSQSDQHSFTLKHGSLLLMRGYTQRDWVHSVPKRAKAEATRINLTFRRAL, via the exons ATGGTTTCAGAGACAT CTGGCTTTCAGTTCATTATGGGAGAACCATTGGGTCTGCTAAAAGTAATTGTTGTGCAAGGGAAAAGGTTAGTAGTCAGAGACTTCAAGAGCAGTGATCCTTACGTTATTGTCAAGCTGGGCAATCAG ACAGCGAAGACCAGAGTTATCAGTAGCTGCCTCAACCCTGTTTGGAATGAAGAACTTAGTTTCTCTCTCAAAGAATCTGCTGAAATTCTGAACTTG CAAGTATTCGATAAAGACCGATTCAAGGCGGATGACAAGATGGGTCATGCTCACCTCAGTCTTCAACCATTAATCTCGGCTGCTAGATTGAGACAGATACTGGGGGTTTCTTCCGGCGAGACAACATTAAGGAAGGTTATACCCGACACCGACAATTGTTTGGCTTGGGACAGCACTATTAGTTGCATAAATGGTGAGGTAGTGCAGGATGTTTGGCTGAGGCTTTCTGATGTGGAGTCTGGGGAGATAGAGTTAAAGATCAAACTGACCAATCCATCTCCTGTTGCTCCCTCAAGGTCAAG AGTGTTAT ATTGGGCTGGAGTTCTTGGGAATATAGGCCAATTACCTGGACTAGTCCTTCATTTATCCGTCCAG GTGTTTGACTTTGCTTCTGTTTTCATTAAGACATGCATATGTAGACGGCATGAA CAACCTGGTCCCATGTATGCAAAAAATG CATCTCTTGCGAATTCCATCCACGTATTATTGTTATCAAATGGCGCCTCAGTGTTTCCTCccctttccatttctttccttGGCGAGCGCGCgcgttctctttctctctcctctctctctcgatcagCGACGATGAATCTAATAAAATCGACGACAGGGCATGAAGCAACGAGCTCTAACCCCAACGGAGAAGGAAAAAGACAAACCATTGATCTGCAGAATGGAAGCGAAGTAGTCTTCATTCCACGGTTTCTGTCGTTTGAGGAGTCCTGGAAATGGTTCCATTACCTCAACAAAGAGATACCCTGGACCAGACCCATCATTCGCGTCTTCGGCCGTTCTTGCgtccag CCTAGAGACACTTGTTATATTGCAAGTTCCGGATTGCCAGAACTAGGTTACAGTGGGTATCAGCCTCATGCATACTCCTGGGATGATTTTCCTCCACTAAAGGATATTTTGGAGGCA GTCCACAAAACTTTTCCTGGGAGTAGTTTTAACAGCTTGCTCTTGAATAGGTATAAAGGTGGTAATGACTATGTAGGTTGGCATGCTGATGATGAAAAGCTTTACGGTTCAACCCCTGAAATTGTATCAGTTTCCTTTGGTTGTGATCGTGAGTTCTTGTTGAGGAAGAAACCAAGTAAAATTCCTCGAG TACAAACCAATAAAAGAGTTGAGGGTGAACCTCCAAGCAAGCGGTTGAAGAAGAATAGCCAGTCCGACCAACACTCATTTACATTAAAGCATGGCTCGCTATTGCTGATGAGAGGCTATACCCAGAGGGATTGGGTCCACTCGGTGCCTAAACGTGCAAAAGCAGAGGCCACACGCATTAACCTTACTTTCAGGCGCGCTCTATGA
- the LOC131314670 gene encoding uncharacterized protein LOC131314670 gives MHLTAMTTEEPELVEIEGPSKKPRKTWRQVEEDTLLKVMMNEVCEKWKWPAENGFRPGFFTHCEVELAKVLPDANIKANPHIDSKVRYWKQTYHKILDIISLSGVSWDHTNKRIVVDDPTVWADYEKAYSKKAKGMNMKPFPMFDDWAILFGKDRATGEGAEDPSQMAMPDVFGTPDDVYMPHFGPEFDDSFLNETPSTPILTPTRPNSTPPTSTPPTSTPHRSLPTSIPRPTSAPANAAAKKGRKRTRMGEEEESMHACMNTFLKDTSSHMGEMVSSVGYEKELSKRRQNVQTELGKLNITLTQKFKLSAVICEEEQRVDNFYGCKEEERQEYVEAILNGEIYGPI, from the exons ATGCACTTGACAGCAATGACTACCGAAGAACCCGAACTTGTTGAAATCGAAGGTCCTTCCAAAAAGCCCCGTAAGACTTGGAGGCAAGTGGAAGAGGATACATTACTCAAGGTTATGATGAATGAGGTCTGTGAAAAGTGGAAGTGGCCTGCCGAAAATGGGTTTAGACCCGGGTTCTTCACACACTGTGAGGTGGAGTTGGCGAAGGTGTTACCGGATGCTAACATTAAGGCCAACCCACACATCGACTCAAAAGTAAGGTATTGGAAACAAACATACCATAAGATACTTGACATAATAAGTCTTAGTGGGGTGAGTTGGGACCATACCAACAAACGCATTGTGGTCGATGACCCAACTGTGTGGGCGGACTACGAAAAG GCCTACTCAAAAAAGGCCAAAGGCATGAATATGAAGCCATTCCCAATGTTTGATGATTGGGCTATCCTATTTGGAAAGGATAGGGCAACGGGGGAGGGTGCGGAGGATCCGAGCCAAATGGCTATGCCGGATGTATTTGGTACACCAGATGATGTTTACATGCCCCACTTCGGTCCAGAATTTGATGATTCCTTCTTGAATGAAACCCCCTCCACTCCCATACTTACTCCCACACGTCCGAACTCCACACCTCCGACCTCCACACCTCCGACCTCCACACCACATAGGTCACTCCCAACCTCCATTCCCCGGCCAACCTCGGCCCCGGCTAATGCTGCAGCTAAGAAGGGGAGGAAGAGGACAAGAATGGGTGAGGAGGAAGAatccatgcatgcatgcatgaacACTTTTCTGAAGGATACCTCGAGCCATATGGGAGAAATGGTGAGCTCAGTAGGGTATGAAAAAGAGCTATCGAAACGTCGACAGAACGTTCAAACCGAGTTAGGGAAGCTTAATATCACTCTtacacaaaaattcaagttaagTGCTGTTATTTGCGAAGAGGAACAGAGGGTGGATAACTTCTATGGGTGCAAAGAGGAGGAGAGGCAAGAGTACGTTGAGGCCATCCTCAATGGTGAGATCTATGGACCGATATGA